In Mycobacteriales bacterium, a single window of DNA contains:
- a CDS encoding PQQ-dependent sugar dehydrogenase: MTAHVPTLRSRRQARAPLTGDQGGSRPARGRGRGVAVFVAALSAAGLAACSSDQPAADGTPSATRASSAAGGGSSASGSAAPAGQVSVIASRLEAPWGIAFLPDGDALVTERDSARILRVPAGGGDPAEVQTLSEVDGDGEGGLLGIAVSPTYADDQTVFVYYSTADDNRIATLRLGQSPQPIVTGIPRSGIHNGGRLVFGPDGYLYAGTGDASSSGRSQDTNSLGGKILRMTADGKPAPGNPFGNLVWTYGHRNVQGLVFDSAGRLWASEFGQNRFDEVNLIQRGKNYGWPTVEGATDDPRFQAPLVTWPTSDASPSGVTIAGSTLYVAALRGERLWEVPLQGDRTGTPRAALQDEYGRLRAVQVAPDGSLWILTSNRDGRGDPTGDDDRILRMTV; this comes from the coding sequence ATGACCGCACACGTTCCGACCCTCCGCTCCCGCCGGCAGGCCCGGGCCCCGCTCACGGGCGATCAGGGCGGGTCCCGGCCGGCCCGGGGACGCGGCCGCGGCGTGGCCGTGTTCGTCGCGGCGCTGAGCGCGGCCGGGCTGGCGGCCTGCTCGTCGGACCAGCCGGCCGCGGACGGGACCCCGTCGGCGACCCGGGCCTCCTCGGCGGCCGGCGGCGGCTCTTCGGCCAGCGGTTCGGCGGCGCCGGCCGGGCAGGTCAGCGTGATCGCGTCCAGGCTGGAGGCGCCCTGGGGCATCGCGTTCCTGCCCGACGGCGACGCGCTGGTGACCGAGCGGGACTCGGCCCGGATCCTGCGGGTGCCGGCCGGGGGTGGCGATCCGGCCGAGGTGCAGACGCTGTCCGAAGTGGACGGTGACGGCGAGGGCGGCCTGCTCGGCATCGCCGTCTCCCCGACGTACGCCGACGACCAGACCGTGTTCGTCTACTACTCGACCGCGGACGACAACCGGATCGCCACGCTGCGGCTGGGCCAGTCGCCGCAGCCGATCGTCACCGGCATCCCGCGCTCGGGCATCCACAACGGCGGCCGGCTCGTCTTCGGCCCCGACGGCTACCTGTACGCGGGGACCGGCGACGCCTCCAGCAGCGGCCGGTCCCAGGACACGAACTCCCTCGGCGGCAAGATCCTGCGGATGACCGCCGACGGCAAGCCCGCGCCGGGCAACCCGTTCGGCAACCTGGTCTGGACGTACGGGCACCGCAACGTGCAGGGGCTCGTCTTCGACTCGGCCGGGCGGCTGTGGGCGAGCGAGTTCGGGCAGAACCGCTTCGACGAGGTCAACCTCATCCAGCGGGGCAAGAACTACGGCTGGCCGACGGTCGAGGGCGCCACGGACGACCCGCGCTTCCAGGCCCCGCTGGTGACCTGGCCGACCTCGGACGCCTCCCCCAGCGGCGTCACGATCGCCGGCTCCACGCTGTACGTGGCGGCGCTGCGGGGCGAGCGGCTCTGGGAGGTGCCGCTGCAGGGCGACCGGACCGGGACGCCGCGAGCCGCCCTGCAGGACGAGTACGGCCGGCTGCGCGCGGTCCAGGTCGCCCCGGACGGCTCGCTCTGGATCCTCACGTCCAACCGGGACGGCCGCGGCGACCCGACCGGCGACGACGACCGCATCCTGCGGATGACGGTCTAA
- the gatB gene encoding Asp-tRNA(Asn)/Glu-tRNA(Gln) amidotransferase subunit GatB has translation MTAIAESTEDIAVRYDPVIGLETHVELGTASKMFCGCPTTFGAEPNTQVCPVCLGLPGSLPVANAAAIESTIRIGLALHCDIASWCRFARKNYFYPDMPKDFQISQYDEPLCTDGYLDVMVDGKQVRVDIERVHLEEDTGKSLHVGGATGRIHGADHSLVDYNRAGIPLVEIVTRPVFGTGASAPVVGKAYVTELREVLRGLGVSDVRMEQGSLRCDVNLSLSPAGSGILGTRSETKNVNSLRSVERAIRFEMGRQAGRLDAGERIVQETRHFHEDTGATTSGRSKEEATDYRYFPEPDLVPLAPDADWVQRLRATLPELPAQRRARLAAELGATDFEMESMTNAGVVEQVAATTAAGAPGAEARNWWLGYLAQKANEAGVDAADLAITPAQVARVIALVDAGTLSTGLARQAVDGVLETGSDVDTVVAERGLQRVSDVDALGAAVDAAIAAQPDVAEKIRGGKVAAAGALVGAVMKATRGQADAATVRELILQKLS, from the coding sequence GTGACTGCCATTGCAGAGTCCACTGAGGACATTGCCGTCCGGTACGACCCGGTGATCGGTCTGGAGACGCACGTCGAACTGGGCACCGCGTCGAAGATGTTCTGCGGCTGCCCGACGACGTTCGGCGCCGAGCCGAACACCCAGGTCTGCCCGGTCTGCCTCGGCCTGCCCGGCTCGCTGCCGGTCGCGAACGCGGCCGCGATCGAGTCCACCATCCGCATCGGACTCGCGCTGCACTGCGACATCGCGTCCTGGTGCCGGTTCGCCCGGAAGAACTACTTCTACCCGGACATGCCGAAGGACTTCCAGATCAGCCAGTACGACGAGCCGCTGTGCACCGACGGCTACCTCGACGTGATGGTCGACGGCAAGCAGGTCCGGGTCGACATCGAGCGGGTGCACCTGGAGGAGGACACCGGCAAGTCGCTGCACGTCGGCGGCGCCACCGGTCGGATCCATGGCGCCGACCACTCGCTGGTGGACTACAACCGGGCCGGCATCCCGCTGGTCGAGATCGTCACCCGCCCGGTCTTCGGCACCGGCGCATCCGCCCCGGTCGTCGGCAAGGCGTACGTGACCGAGCTGCGCGAGGTGCTGCGCGGGCTCGGCGTCTCCGACGTCCGGATGGAGCAGGGCTCGCTGCGCTGCGACGTGAACCTGTCGCTGTCGCCGGCCGGCTCCGGCATCCTCGGCACCCGCAGCGAGACCAAGAACGTCAACTCGCTGCGGTCGGTGGAGCGGGCGATCCGGTTCGAGATGGGCCGGCAGGCCGGGCGGCTGGATGCCGGCGAGCGGATCGTGCAGGAGACCCGGCACTTCCACGAGGACACCGGTGCCACCACGTCCGGCCGCAGCAAGGAGGAGGCCACCGACTACCGCTACTTCCCGGAGCCCGACCTGGTGCCGCTGGCGCCGGACGCGGACTGGGTGCAGCGGCTGCGGGCGACCCTGCCGGAGCTGCCGGCGCAGCGCCGGGCCCGGCTGGCGGCCGAGCTGGGCGCGACCGACTTCGAGATGGAGTCGATGACGAACGCGGGCGTGGTCGAGCAGGTCGCGGCGACCACCGCGGCCGGGGCGCCGGGGGCCGAGGCCCGCAACTGGTGGCTGGGTTACCTGGCCCAGAAGGCGAACGAGGCCGGGGTCGACGCGGCCGACCTCGCGATCACGCCGGCCCAGGTGGCCCGGGTGATCGCGCTCGTCGACGCCGGGACGTTGTCCACCGGGCTGGCCCGGCAGGCCGTCGACGGCGTGCTGGAGACCGGCTCCGACGTGGACACCGTGGTGGCCGAGCGCGGCCTGCAGCGGGTGTCCGATGTGGACGCTCTCGGCGCGGCGGTGGACGCGGCGATCGCCGCCCAGCCGGACGTGGCCGAGAAGATCCGCGGCGGCAAGGTCGCGGCGGCGGGTGCGCTGGTCGGCGCGGTCATGAAGGCGACCCGCGGCCAGGCCGACGCGGCGACGGTCCGCGAGCTGATCCTGCAGAAGCTGAGTTAG
- the gatA gene encoding Asp-tRNA(Asn)/Glu-tRNA(Gln) amidotransferase subunit GatA: protein MTAAELGAAIAAGETSAVEVTQAHLDRIAAVDDRVHAYLHVDTGGALAAARAVDADQGPKGPLAGVPLALKDVIVTRGIPTTVGSKILEGWIPPYDATVTTRLRQAGIVILGKTNMDEFAMGSSTENSAYGPSHNPWDLDRIPGGSSGGSSAAVAAFTAPLGIGTDTGGSIRQPAAVTGLVGHKPTYGGVSRYGLVAFSSSLDQAGPFARTVLDAALLHEVMAGHDPCDSTSIDAPVPPVVAAARQGASGDLTGLRVAVVKELSGEGYEPGVEAATRDALARLEKLGATVHEVSCPSFAYALPAYYLIAPSECSSNLARFDAVRYGLRVGDDGVRSLEEVMSLTREAGFGPEVKRRIILGTYALSSGYYDAYYGQAQKVRTLIGRDFEAAFANADVLVSPSTPTVAFPLGARANDPLAMYAADLCTLPASLAGIPAISVPSGLSEGLPVGLQVMAPALADDRCYRVAAALEADHGHPLTQEAPAL, encoded by the coding sequence ATGACCGCGGCCGAGCTCGGGGCCGCGATCGCGGCCGGCGAGACCAGCGCCGTCGAGGTCACCCAGGCCCACCTGGACCGGATCGCCGCGGTCGACGACCGCGTGCACGCCTACCTGCACGTCGACACCGGGGGCGCGCTGGCGGCGGCCCGCGCGGTGGACGCGGACCAAGGCCCGAAGGGCCCGCTCGCCGGCGTCCCGCTGGCGCTCAAGGACGTCATCGTCACCCGCGGCATCCCGACGACGGTCGGCTCCAAGATCCTCGAGGGCTGGATCCCGCCGTACGACGCGACGGTGACGACGAGGCTGCGCCAGGCCGGCATCGTCATCCTGGGCAAGACCAACATGGACGAGTTCGCGATGGGCTCCTCCACCGAGAACTCCGCCTACGGGCCGAGTCACAACCCCTGGGACCTGGACCGGATCCCGGGCGGTTCGTCCGGCGGATCCTCGGCCGCGGTGGCCGCGTTCACCGCGCCGCTGGGCATCGGCACCGACACCGGCGGCTCGATCCGGCAGCCGGCCGCGGTCACCGGCCTGGTCGGGCACAAGCCGACCTACGGCGGCGTCTCCCGCTACGGGCTGGTCGCGTTCTCGTCCTCGCTGGACCAGGCCGGCCCGTTCGCCCGGACCGTGCTGGACGCGGCCCTGCTGCACGAGGTGATGGCCGGGCACGACCCCTGCGACTCGACGTCGATCGACGCGCCGGTGCCGCCGGTGGTCGCCGCCGCCCGGCAGGGCGCGAGCGGCGACCTGACCGGGCTGCGGGTCGCGGTGGTCAAGGAGCTGTCCGGCGAGGGCTACGAGCCCGGCGTCGAGGCCGCCACCCGGGACGCGCTGGCCCGGCTGGAGAAGCTCGGCGCGACCGTGCACGAGGTCTCCTGCCCGAGCTTCGCGTACGCCTTGCCGGCGTACTACCTCATCGCCCCCAGCGAGTGCTCCTCCAACCTGGCCCGCTTCGACGCGGTCCGCTACGGCCTGCGCGTCGGCGACGACGGGGTCCGGTCGCTGGAGGAGGTCATGTCGCTGACCCGGGAGGCCGGCTTCGGGCCCGAGGTCAAGCGCCGCATCATCCTGGGGACGTACGCGTTGTCCTCCGGCTACTACGACGCCTACTACGGCCAGGCCCAGAAGGTCCGGACGCTGATCGGCCGGGACTTCGAGGCCGCCTTCGCGAACGCGGACGTGCTGGTCTCGCCGTCCACGCCGACCGTCGCGTTCCCGCTCGGCGCCCGCGCGAACGACCCGCTGGCCATGTACGCGGCCGATCTCTGCACGTTGCCCGCCTCGCTCGCCGGCATCCCGGCCATCTCCGTCCCGAGTGGACTGTCGGAGGGTCTGCCGGTCGGGCTGCAGGTGATGGCGCCGGCGCTGGCCGACGACCGCTGCTACCGGGTCGCCGCCGCGCTGGAGGCCGACCACGGGCACCCGCTGACCCAGGAGGCTCCGGCGCTGTGA
- the gatC gene encoding Asp-tRNA(Asn)/Glu-tRNA(Gln) amidotransferase subunit GatC, giving the protein MPESPGITRDEVAHLARLARLAVSDAELDVFAGQLDVILGSVARVQEVAAADIPPTSHAVPLTNVLRPDVVIPCLDRDEVLAAAPAAEDGRFRVPRILDEEA; this is encoded by the coding sequence ATGCCCGAGTCCCCTGGGATCACCCGGGACGAGGTCGCTCACCTCGCCCGGCTGGCCCGCCTCGCCGTCTCCGACGCGGAGCTGGACGTCTTCGCCGGCCAGCTCGACGTGATCCTCGGATCGGTGGCCCGGGTCCAGGAGGTCGCCGCCGCCGACATCCCGCCGACGTCGCACGCGGTGCCGCTGACCAACGTGCTGCGTCCCGACGTGGTCATCCCCTGCCTGGACCGGGACGAGGTGCTCGCCGCCGCGCCCGCCGCGGAGGACGGCCGCTTCCGGGTCCCGCGCATCCTGGACGAGGAAGCATGA
- a CDS encoding oligopeptide/dipeptide ABC transporter ATP-binding protein: MTGPDGRQAASGTDAGDGERDWLGDAERAMERRRDVEPSRGADPETQGPVGTTAAEGAARAGEAADVLLSARGLQVHFPIRRGLFFDRTIGHVRAVDGVDLDLPRGGTYGLVGESGCGKSTLGRALLRLVEPTAGSVTVDGVDVLALKGEQLRRQRRKMQMVFQDPLSSLDPRQNIESILSEPLQTHDVVKGAAARQARVRELLDTVGLPQTALPRYPHEFSGGQRQRIGIARAIALEPELIVADEPVSALDVSIQAQIVNLLEELQDRLGLTYLVIAHDLAVVRHIADVVGVMYLGVVVEQTSSHLLYTEPLHPYTRALMSAVPIPDPDLEDSRQRILLSGDLPSPANPPSGCRFRTRCPWVQETRCADEVPVLREVRPDHVVACHYAEQIDSGEIRPKAEAIVS, from the coding sequence GTGACCGGACCGGACGGACGGCAGGCGGCCAGCGGGACCGACGCGGGCGACGGCGAGCGGGACTGGCTCGGCGACGCCGAGCGCGCGATGGAGCGCCGGCGCGACGTCGAGCCCAGCCGCGGCGCCGACCCCGAGACCCAGGGACCGGTCGGCACCACGGCGGCCGAGGGCGCCGCGCGGGCCGGCGAGGCCGCGGACGTGCTGCTGTCCGCCCGCGGCCTGCAGGTGCACTTCCCGATCCGCCGCGGTCTCTTCTTCGACCGTACGATCGGGCACGTCCGGGCCGTCGACGGCGTCGACCTCGACCTGCCCCGCGGCGGGACGTACGGGCTGGTGGGGGAGTCGGGCTGCGGCAAGTCCACGCTCGGCCGGGCGCTGCTGCGGCTGGTCGAGCCGACCGCCGGCTCGGTGACCGTGGACGGTGTCGACGTGCTCGCGCTCAAGGGCGAGCAGCTGCGCCGGCAGCGCCGCAAGATGCAGATGGTCTTCCAGGACCCGCTGTCCTCGCTGGATCCGCGGCAGAACATCGAGTCGATCCTGTCCGAGCCGCTGCAGACCCACGATGTGGTCAAGGGCGCGGCCGCCCGGCAGGCCCGGGTCCGGGAACTGCTGGACACGGTCGGGCTGCCGCAGACCGCGCTGCCCCGCTACCCGCACGAGTTCTCCGGCGGCCAGCGGCAGCGCATCGGCATCGCCCGGGCGATCGCGCTGGAGCCGGAGCTCATCGTCGCCGACGAGCCGGTGTCCGCACTGGACGTCTCGATCCAGGCCCAGATCGTCAACCTGCTGGAGGAGCTGCAGGACCGGCTCGGCCTGACCTATCTCGTCATCGCGCACGACCTGGCCGTGGTCCGGCACATCGCCGACGTCGTCGGGGTGATGTATCTCGGCGTCGTCGTCGAGCAGACCTCCTCCCACCTGCTCTACACCGAGCCGCTGCACCCGTACACGCGGGCGTTGATGTCGGCGGTGCCGATCCCGGACCCGGACCTGGAGGACAGCCGGCAACGGATCCTGCTCTCCGGCGACCTGCCGTCCCCGGCCAACCCGCCCTCGGGCTGCCGGTTCCGCACCCGCTGCCCGTGGGTGCAGGAGACCCGCTGCGCCGACGAGGTGCCGGTGCTGCGCGAGGTCCGGCCCGACCACGTCGTCGCCTGCCACTACGCCGAACAGATCGACTCCGGCGAGATCCGCCCCAAGGCCGAGGCGATCGTCTCCTGA